The Deinococcus detaillensis genome has a window encoding:
- a CDS encoding RidA family protein — MSEIRLVTADGLPAPGGHYSHAVVAGGLAFISGLLPVDPAGNTLANEPFEVQVAQVFHNLDEVLTGCVSSRRQLAQVRVYLTDVGLWGQFNALYANWMGDHRPARCIVPVPALHFGVALELEAVAQVSVPAAQKE, encoded by the coding sequence ATGTCGGAGATCCGCCTTGTTACAGCAGATGGCCTGCCAGCACCGGGCGGGCACTACAGCCACGCCGTCGTCGCCGGTGGACTGGCTTTCATTTCCGGTCTGCTGCCGGTGGATCCTGCTGGTAACACGCTTGCCAACGAACCGTTCGAGGTTCAGGTGGCGCAGGTCTTCCACAACTTGGACGAGGTGCTGACAGGCTGCGTGAGCAGCCGCCGTCAGCTGGCACAGGTTCGGGTCTACCTGACAGACGTTGGGCTCTGGGGACAGTTCAACGCCCTTTATGCCAATTGGATGGGTGACCACCGACCGGCCCGGTGTATCGTGCCCGTCCCAGCCCTTCATTTCGGTGTCGCCCTCGAACTCGAGGCGGTCGCGCAGGTATCCGTTCCCGCAGCTCAAAAGGAGTAA
- a CDS encoding threo-3-hydroxy-L-aspartate ammonia-lyase, whose protein sequence is MTGATFSYDDVVRAHERLVGVISQTPVLTSTTANERLGAQLYFKCENFQRMGAFKFRGAYNALAQFTPEQRRLGVVAFSSGNHAQGIALAAKLLGIPAVIVMPADAPTIKLEATRGYGAEVVLYDRATEDREVIGQRLAHERGLTLVPPYDHLQVMAGQGTAAKELFEEVGPLDVLLVPLGGGGLLSGCATVARALHPVCRVIGVEPEAGNDGQRSFRSHQIVHIDLPVTIADGAQTQHLGRHTFPVILERVDDIVTASDGELVEAMAFFASRMKMLVEPTGCLGAAAAFGNQLDLRGLRVGVVISGGNIDLSRFSSLLQGAF, encoded by the coding sequence ATGACTGGTGCAACTTTTTCTTACGATGATGTGGTCCGCGCCCATGAACGGCTTGTCGGCGTCATCTCTCAGACGCCCGTGCTGACCTCCACCACCGCGAATGAGAGGCTGGGAGCGCAGCTGTACTTCAAATGCGAGAACTTCCAGCGGATGGGAGCCTTCAAGTTCCGGGGGGCGTACAACGCGCTCGCGCAGTTCACGCCAGAGCAGCGCCGCCTGGGTGTGGTGGCGTTCTCGTCGGGCAACCACGCCCAGGGAATCGCGCTGGCGGCAAAGTTGCTCGGCATCCCGGCGGTTATCGTGATGCCAGCCGACGCCCCCACCATCAAGCTTGAGGCCACCCGGGGGTACGGTGCAGAGGTGGTGCTGTACGACCGCGCCACCGAGGACCGGGAGGTCATCGGTCAGCGCCTCGCTCACGAGCGTGGCCTGACCCTGGTTCCGCCCTACGATCACCTGCAGGTGATGGCGGGCCAGGGCACGGCCGCCAAGGAATTGTTCGAGGAGGTCGGCCCTCTCGACGTCCTGCTTGTTCCACTCGGCGGCGGCGGGCTGCTGTCCGGCTGCGCCACGGTCGCTAGGGCCCTGCACCCTGTATGCCGGGTGATCGGGGTCGAGCCAGAGGCTGGAAACGACGGACAGAGAAGCTTTCGCAGTCATCAGATCGTGCATATTGATCTCCCGGTGACCATCGCCGACGGCGCACAGACCCAGCATCTGGGCCGCCATACGTTCCCCGTGATTCTGGAGCGGGTCGACGACATCGTGACCGCCAGTGACGGGGAACTCGTCGAGGCGATGGCGTTTTTTGCCAGCCGGATGAAGATGTTGGTGGAGCCGACCGGCTGCCTGGGTGCCGCTGCCGCCTTCGGCAATCAGCTCGACTTGCGGGGGCTGCGGGTGGGCGTGGTGATCTCGGGCGGAAACATTGACCTGAGCCGTTTCAGCAGCCTTCTGCAGGGAGCATTCTGA
- a CDS encoding SDR family oxidoreductase, with amino-acid sequence MNLQLTGKTALVTAASAGLGYATAAALSEEGARVAICSRDQARAQAAAERIHAKTGNEVLAFGADVASEADLTQLFADVNAAFGKLDVLICNAGGPPAGNFSALSEVQWATGFQLTLMSVVRSVRLALPLMKSAGGGRVLTILSSSVKKPIDNLTLSNTFRPAVQGMCKSLSLELAGDNIQVNGLAPGRIETSRINELDDAMAAKQGKSRGEVRAVSEGQIPMKRLGQPEEFGRVAAFLCSPAASYVNGSVLLVDGGAVTSL; translated from the coding sequence GTGAACTTACAACTTACAGGTAAAACGGCGCTCGTCACGGCGGCCAGTGCGGGCTTGGGCTACGCGACGGCAGCAGCGCTCTCGGAGGAGGGCGCAAGAGTGGCCATCTGCTCGCGTGACCAAGCCCGCGCTCAGGCCGCAGCAGAGCGCATTCACGCTAAAACGGGCAACGAAGTCCTCGCTTTCGGGGCCGACGTTGCCAGCGAAGCTGACTTGACTCAGTTGTTTGCCGATGTGAACGCGGCTTTCGGCAAGCTGGACGTTCTGATCTGCAACGCGGGTGGGCCACCGGCGGGTAACTTCTCAGCGCTCAGTGAGGTGCAGTGGGCTACAGGCTTTCAACTCACCCTAATGAGCGTGGTGCGGAGCGTGCGGTTGGCCTTACCATTGATGAAATCGGCGGGTGGTGGGCGCGTCCTGACCATTCTCAGCAGCAGCGTCAAAAAGCCGATTGACAATTTGACACTTTCCAATACCTTCCGGCCCGCTGTGCAGGGGATGTGTAAGAGTTTGTCGCTGGAACTGGCGGGCGACAATATTCAGGTGAATGGGCTGGCTCCAGGCCGAATTGAAACGAGTCGCATCAACGAGCTGGATGACGCCATGGCGGCCAAGCAGGGCAAGAGCCGGGGCGAAGTCCGCGCCGTGTCCGAAGGTCAGATTCCAATGAAACGCCTTGGCCAGCCGGAAGAATTTGGGCGGGTGGCGGCCTTTTTGTGTTCGCCCGCCGCCAGCTACGTCAACGGCAGCGTGCTGCTGGTGGATGGAGGAGCCGTGACTAGCCTGTAG
- a CDS encoding carboxypeptidase M32, with amino-acid sequence MFDRPSFQTMRELADLLSVLNVLSWDARTQMPSGGNAVRPHHLATVNAVYTQRLTDPALRRQIAIDQKGLDPSSDAFLMLSQLDDAAERLARIPLPLHHEFAQTKAVATAVWQEARPASDFALLRPHLERLVSIKREMAQALGFEDHPYDALLHQYEPGVTLAQLRAIFGVLLPAQAALRERIERCQAPRDDFLHRHYPAERQRQAALSFAQMLGYDLNRGRLDISMHPFEISFTRHDVRITTRYAEDFLPTAFFGVMHEAGHAIYEQGVSEDYTRSAFTSDYLNAYAVGGASFGVHESQSRLWENRVARGRPFWEGQFERLQAFFPLQLRDVDVDEFYRAVNLVRPGLIRVEADELTYDAHVGLRVELEAELLAGTLEVRDLPEAWNSGMQAALGICSPDDRDGVLQDIHWASGQFGTFANYTLGNVMAAQLYDAAQMALPELSTQLRAGECAPLRAWLTEHVYQYGRKFTPNALMLQATGQPIDPAPYLRQLNEKFTDVYRLEA; translated from the coding sequence GTGTTCGACCGACCCTCCTTCCAGACTATGCGTGAACTGGCGGATCTGCTCAGCGTCCTTAATGTGCTGTCGTGGGACGCCCGCACTCAGATGCCGTCTGGGGGCAACGCGGTTCGCCCGCATCACTTGGCCACGGTTAACGCCGTTTACACCCAGCGCCTGACTGATCCGGCCTTGCGCCGCCAGATCGCGATTGATCAAAAAGGGCTTGATCCTTCCTCTGACGCTTTTTTAATGCTGAGCCAACTCGACGACGCAGCGGAGCGTCTGGCCCGCATTCCCTTGCCTCTTCACCATGAATTCGCTCAGACCAAGGCGGTGGCAACTGCCGTCTGGCAGGAGGCCCGCCCCGCTTCTGACTTCGCGTTGCTGCGGCCACATCTTGAGCGGCTGGTCAGCATCAAGCGCGAGATGGCGCAGGCACTCGGCTTTGAAGACCATCCTTACGACGCTCTGCTGCATCAGTACGAACCGGGCGTCACGCTGGCGCAGTTGCGGGCGATCTTTGGGGTACTGCTGCCCGCTCAAGCGGCGCTGCGGGAGCGCATTGAGCGCTGTCAAGCACCCAGGGACGACTTTCTTCACCGTCATTATCCTGCCGAGCGCCAACGTCAAGCCGCTCTGTCTTTCGCGCAGATGCTGGGCTATGACCTTAACCGGGGCCGCCTGGACATCTCTATGCATCCTTTTGAAATCAGCTTCACCCGCCACGATGTCCGCATCACCACTCGCTACGCCGAAGACTTTCTCCCCACTGCTTTCTTTGGCGTGATGCACGAGGCCGGACACGCCATTTACGAGCAGGGGGTGAGCGAAGATTACACTCGGTCAGCCTTCACTTCCGATTATTTGAATGCTTATGCAGTAGGCGGAGCCAGCTTCGGCGTCCACGAGAGCCAGAGTCGGTTGTGGGAAAACCGAGTGGCGCGGGGACGTCCTTTCTGGGAAGGGCAATTTGAGCGGCTGCAAGCTTTCTTTCCGCTGCAACTGCGAGATGTGGATGTGGACGAATTTTACCGGGCCGTCAATTTGGTGCGTCCAGGTCTCATTCGGGTGGAAGCTGATGAACTGACTTACGACGCCCATGTGGGATTGCGGGTGGAACTCGAAGCAGAGTTGTTGGCCGGAACACTCGAAGTCCGTGATTTGCCGGAAGCCTGGAACAGCGGGATGCAGGCTGCACTGGGCATCTGTTCCCCCGATGACCGGGACGGCGTCTTGCAAGACATCCACTGGGCCTCAGGTCAATTTGGCACCTTTGCCAATTACACGCTGGGCAATGTGATGGCCGCCCAATTATACGACGCGGCTCAAATGGCTCTTCCCGAACTGAGTACTCAGCTCCGGGCCGGTGAATGTGCACCTCTGAGAGCCTGGCTGACCGAGCATGTCTACCAATATGGCCGGAAATTCACTCCCAACGCTTTGATGCTGCAGGCGACGGGTCAGCCGATTGATCCCGCGCCGTATCTCAGACAACTCAACGAAAAGTTTACGGATGTCTACCGCCTAGAGGCGTAA
- a CDS encoding dihydrodipicolinate synthase family protein has translation MTNFQGVYTIMPTAFDAAGALDLASMDRLTKMLIGTGVDGVVVLGVLGEAGKLDQAEQQAVLETTVAASAGRIPVFAGAGAEGTRIAVKKATQMTQWGASGLLVAPPRGAGPAAIAEYYREIGEQSTVPIILHDYPAATGVTMSADLVERLAKEVEAVKVIKLEEPPSGPKVSTLKRRVPDLSVVGGLGGMYFYQELLRGADGIMTGFSFPEVLVEIFAHFTAGRRAEAAQTFYQAAPLLMYEFQPGTGLAIRKEIYRLRGAIQDAHVRHPGSQIDAQLQEEIRDVLLFCGRWPQAAS, from the coding sequence ATGACGAATTTTCAGGGCGTATATACCATCATGCCGACGGCTTTTGACGCGGCAGGTGCACTCGATCTTGCCAGCATGGACCGCTTGACCAAGATGCTGATCGGCACTGGTGTGGACGGCGTGGTGGTGCTGGGAGTGCTGGGTGAGGCGGGCAAACTGGATCAGGCCGAGCAGCAGGCTGTTCTCGAGACGACGGTGGCGGCAAGTGCAGGCCGCATACCAGTGTTCGCGGGAGCGGGTGCAGAGGGTACCCGTATAGCAGTCAAGAAGGCCACGCAGATGACCCAGTGGGGAGCCAGCGGACTCTTGGTGGCTCCGCCGCGCGGCGCAGGCCCAGCGGCCATCGCCGAGTATTACCGCGAGATCGGGGAGCAAAGCACTGTACCCATCATCTTGCATGATTATCCTGCTGCAACCGGCGTAACCATGAGTGCCGATCTGGTGGAGCGTTTGGCAAAGGAAGTAGAGGCGGTCAAGGTCATTAAGCTGGAGGAACCGCCCAGCGGGCCGAAAGTCAGCACCCTCAAACGCCGTGTGCCAGATCTCAGCGTGGTCGGCGGACTGGGCGGCATGTATTTTTATCAGGAGTTGCTGCGCGGGGCCGACGGCATTATGACCGGCTTTTCGTTTCCTGAGGTGCTGGTGGAAATCTTCGCCCACTTCACGGCGGGCCGACGTGCCGAGGCCGCACAGACTTTTTACCAAGCGGCCCCACTGCTGATGTACGAATTTCAGCCGGGCACCGGACTGGCGATCCGCAAAGAAATTTACCGGTTGCGTGGGGCCATTCAGGACGCCCATGTGCGGCATCCCGGCAGTCAGATTGACGCTCAGCTTCAAGAGGAAATTAGGGATGTGCTGCTGTTTTGTGGCCGCTGGCCCCAGGCAGCTTCATGA
- a CDS encoding metal-dependent hydrolase family protein translates to MPEAPHWKFQKIIKPMFDTPIQPLLLQGRLLTCENDQVIEDGILEIENGKIKAVAASHEFGARAEQAQPTGATLMPGLINSHAHLAWDGIHDLAQQSIYDTPEISAYKSAGNMLLSLRAGITTVRDLGMHQTNLYAKQAVEQGIFPGPRILACGAAIVQTGGHTYWACREASGPDEMRRAVREQVRGGADLIKIMASHDLNEFTDEELFAVIDEAHRNGLPITAHATFDSVINRVVQAGVDCVEHGGSMSDETIALLVERGIPIVTTFAPLVMQSQAELARAYDVPEWKIEERQKAVASGERFAGLVKAAQAGVMIGFGTDSGSPVVQHNVVAPEMQFMIDLGLKRDAYDALRSATSVAATINRLDQQLGRLKAGYLADVIVVDGQPDQQISDIERIQMTYRAGRPML, encoded by the coding sequence ATGCCCGAAGCACCGCACTGGAAGTTTCAGAAAATCATCAAGCCGATGTTTGACACCCCCATTCAGCCGCTGCTGCTCCAGGGCCGCCTGCTGACCTGCGAGAACGATCAGGTCATCGAAGACGGTATTCTCGAAATTGAGAACGGCAAGATCAAGGCGGTGGCGGCCAGTCATGAGTTTGGTGCCCGCGCCGAGCAGGCCCAGCCAACCGGCGCGACACTGATGCCCGGCCTGATCAACTCTCACGCCCACTTGGCTTGGGACGGCATTCACGATTTGGCTCAGCAATCGATCTACGACACGCCTGAGATCAGTGCCTACAAGAGTGCAGGCAACATGCTGTTGAGCTTGCGGGCAGGCATTACCACCGTACGCGATTTGGGGATGCACCAGACCAACCTCTACGCCAAGCAGGCCGTCGAGCAAGGTATTTTCCCTGGCCCCCGGATTCTGGCCTGCGGCGCAGCCATCGTTCAGACGGGTGGTCACACCTACTGGGCCTGCCGTGAAGCCAGCGGCCCCGACGAAATGCGCCGGGCGGTGCGCGAGCAGGTCAGAGGCGGCGCTGATCTGATCAAAATCATGGCCTCGCACGACCTCAACGAATTCACTGACGAAGAACTCTTCGCGGTGATCGACGAGGCCCACCGCAACGGCCTGCCCATCACGGCGCACGCGACTTTCGATTCGGTGATCAACCGCGTGGTTCAAGCGGGCGTTGACTGCGTCGAACACGGCGGCTCAATGAGTGATGAGACGATTGCGCTTCTTGTTGAGCGCGGCATTCCAATTGTCACTACCTTCGCGCCGCTGGTGATGCAGAGTCAGGCAGAACTCGCCCGGGCTTACGACGTGCCGGAATGGAAGATTGAGGAGCGTCAAAAAGCGGTGGCCAGCGGTGAGCGCTTCGCAGGTCTGGTCAAAGCGGCGCAGGCTGGGGTGATGATCGGCTTCGGCACAGACAGTGGCAGCCCAGTGGTGCAGCACAACGTGGTGGCCCCCGAGATGCAGTTCATGATTGACTTGGGCCTCAAGCGTGACGCTTACGACGCTCTGCGCTCAGCGACGAGTGTGGCGGCAACCATCAACCGGCTTGATCAGCAATTAGGCCGTCTCAAAGCGGGCTACTTGGCTGATGTCATCGTGGTAGACGGCCAACCCGACCAGCAGATCAGCGACATCGAACGTATTCAGATGACCTACCGAGCTGGACGCCCGATGCTTTGA
- a CDS encoding M14 family metallopeptidase — MKLPEQPRLSIDHQRYYNYQEYSGLLHDLVKQYPQLIRLESLGKSHQDRDIWQVTLTDSATGPDKDKPAYYIDAQIHAEEHATSSTALYAINYLLERFGQDEEVTRLMQRMAFYIVPRINPDGAEISLGTPHRWCGNGRYELGQDEVTKGLYQWDVDDDGTILMMRLMDPNGEWKISSVDERVMVQREPHEEGGNYYRLYPEGLIPDFDGVEPDIESPRDGNLNRQFPANWSPHEYGAGEYPGSEPEAKAMIDFILAHKNICGMNSYHTHGGVILRPSAIKYDAEMSTPDITLFKDLGAVGTEITGYPVISIFEDFTPDKTKARHGSLTDWAYEQMGIPIFGTELWDIEREAGLEKTHWYGIRPRSEDEQIQILQWVEQNVGESGFRPWTPFVHPQLGEVEIGGMIDVWTFRNPPGALLEEMCFKNVLFCLAHAGASPRLELSDVQARALADGVYRVSAVVRNAGYLPTNLTDVAISEGFAQPVTVALEAESGEIQGQTTYILGHLAGRNGRNSAWSPWGPTWQRTGKPAEWTVTAPSGSTVWVTASSEKGGTVRQQIKLG, encoded by the coding sequence ATGAAGCTTCCCGAACAACCTCGTCTGTCTATCGATCATCAGCGCTATTACAATTATCAGGAGTACAGCGGTTTGCTCCATGACCTCGTCAAACAGTATCCCCAACTGATCCGCCTAGAGAGCTTGGGCAAGAGCCATCAGGACCGCGATATCTGGCAGGTCACATTGACCGACTCGGCGACTGGCCCAGACAAGGACAAGCCCGCCTATTACATCGACGCTCAGATTCACGCTGAAGAACACGCCACCAGTTCGACAGCGCTCTACGCCATCAACTATCTGCTTGAACGCTTCGGCCAAGACGAGGAAGTGACGCGGCTCATGCAGCGGATGGCATTTTATATCGTGCCGCGCATCAATCCTGATGGCGCTGAGATTTCCCTGGGCACGCCGCACCGCTGGTGTGGAAATGGGCGCTACGAGCTGGGCCAAGATGAGGTAACCAAAGGGCTCTACCAGTGGGACGTGGACGACGACGGCACTATCTTGATGATGCGGCTTATGGACCCCAATGGGGAGTGGAAGATCAGCTCGGTAGACGAGCGCGTGATGGTTCAGCGTGAACCCCATGAGGAAGGCGGCAATTATTACCGTCTTTATCCGGAAGGCCTCATTCCCGATTTTGATGGCGTCGAGCCGGATATTGAGTCGCCCCGTGACGGCAACCTCAACCGTCAGTTTCCAGCCAACTGGTCACCGCACGAATACGGTGCGGGTGAGTACCCCGGCTCCGAGCCTGAAGCCAAAGCCATGATTGACTTCATCCTCGCCCACAAAAACATCTGTGGTATGAACTCGTATCACACCCACGGCGGCGTGATTTTGCGCCCCAGCGCTATCAAGTACGACGCGGAAATGTCTACGCCGGATATCACGCTTTTCAAAGACCTTGGTGCAGTCGGCACCGAGATCACAGGCTATCCAGTCATCTCCATTTTCGAGGACTTCACTCCCGACAAGACCAAAGCCCGGCACGGCTCGCTCACCGACTGGGCCTACGAGCAGATGGGCATTCCCATTTTCGGCACCGAGTTGTGGGACATTGAGCGCGAGGCAGGTCTGGAAAAAACACACTGGTACGGTATTCGTCCGCGCAGCGAAGACGAACAGATCCAGATTTTGCAGTGGGTGGAACAAAACGTCGGTGAATCTGGTTTCCGGCCCTGGACGCCGTTTGTTCATCCCCAACTCGGCGAAGTGGAGATCGGCGGCATGATCGACGTGTGGACATTCCGAAATCCCCCCGGCGCACTGTTGGAGGAAATGTGCTTCAAGAATGTGCTGTTTTGTCTGGCGCATGCGGGAGCGAGTCCCAGACTTGAACTCAGTGACGTGCAGGCCCGCGCTCTAGCAGATGGAGTGTACCGGGTTTCAGCGGTGGTGAGGAACGCGGGCTACCTGCCCACCAACCTCACGGACGTGGCGATCTCTGAGGGCTTTGCCCAGCCAGTCACGGTGGCTTTGGAAGCCGAATCAGGAGAGATTCAGGGGCAGACCACATATATCCTGGGTCACCTGGCGGGCCGTAATGGACGCAATTCTGCTTGGTCGCCTTGGGGGCCAACCTGGCAGCGCACTGGCAAACCTGCCGAATGGACAGTCACCGCGCCCAGTGGTAGTACGGTCTGGGTCACGGCCAGCAGTGAGAAGGGCGGTACCGTTCGTCAGCAGATCAAGCTCGGTTGA